In Achromobacter xylosoxidans A8, a single window of DNA contains:
- a CDS encoding ABC transporter permease, with amino-acid sequence MDARSTLRGWLISPASFIALCICVAMAAVLQYSLRTFIPGSLDVGGLTLNNFSGLGKQIYLDAFTNTLRLSVETTVCSLLVAYPLAYALVRVRNRYIKSFILIVSITPLFLGEIVRTYSWIIVLGSTGFINSMLLKLGMIDTPLTLMFSHLGVLVALVHVTIPVVVLMLATAISHIDRDYEKAAESLGAGPVRTFLTITLPLSMPGILASITTSFAWTFSAFATPQMIGGGRVPTVSTLVYQLGFSSMNFPLAASLSVMGLGLTAISLMLLGRVTRRLKAIGGH; translated from the coding sequence ATGGATGCGCGTTCCACACTGAGGGGATGGCTGATCTCCCCGGCAAGCTTCATCGCGCTGTGCATCTGCGTCGCCATGGCGGCCGTGCTGCAGTACAGCTTGCGCACCTTCATTCCCGGCTCCTTGGATGTCGGCGGCCTGACGCTGAATAACTTCTCGGGCCTGGGGAAGCAGATCTATCTCGACGCCTTTACCAACACCCTGCGCCTGAGCGTCGAAACCACGGTCTGCTCCCTGCTCGTGGCCTATCCGCTGGCGTACGCCCTGGTCAGGGTACGCAACCGCTATATCAAGTCTTTCATCCTGATCGTTTCCATCACGCCGCTCTTCCTGGGCGAGATCGTGCGCACCTATTCCTGGATCATCGTGCTGGGCAGCACCGGATTCATCAATTCGATGCTGCTCAAGCTGGGCATGATAGACACGCCGCTGACGCTGATGTTCAGCCACCTCGGCGTGCTGGTGGCGCTGGTGCATGTCACCATCCCCGTGGTCGTGTTGATGCTGGCCACCGCCATCTCGCACATCGACCGCGATTACGAAAAGGCCGCCGAAAGCCTGGGCGCGGGGCCGGTGCGCACCTTCCTGACCATTACCCTGCCGCTGTCCATGCCAGGCATCCTGGCCAGCATCACTACGTCCTTCGCCTGGACCTTCAGCGCCTTCGCCACGCCGCAGATGATAGGCGGGGGCCGCGTGCCGACCGTCTCCACGCTGGTCTACCAGTTGGGATTCTCATCCATGAACTTTCCCTTGGCGGCCAGCCTGAGCGTCATGGGCCTGGG